A window of Lentibacillus sp. Marseille-P4043 contains these coding sequences:
- a CDS encoding polysaccharide deacetylase family protein, with protein MNNRFAGRLAVIAFICIIFWPLLGCVASGEVTKSATKIPVLMYHGLLTEAENKTIESNSSIIPVENFEEQMHYLAEHDYHMVTAKEMDDFLKGEINLPPKSVMIQFDDGLRSVYRYALPIMQKYELRGIANIITSRTEMDYGAEWDPDRNQYMDQEMLDEVSSVFELQSHTNELHFLDPGEKSRLILVSQEDAIADLQASQEKLSKYGDVTLLAYPFGQFSSNIVKLVKEAGFTMAFTTEKGYVKPNDDPYQLNRIGITPDMSLEKFEEIVKGEGANPSVSE; from the coding sequence ATGAACAATAGGTTTGCAGGACGATTGGCTGTAATTGCCTTTATATGTATAATATTCTGGCCTTTGTTAGGCTGTGTTGCATCGGGGGAAGTCACGAAATCAGCGACAAAGATCCCAGTATTAATGTATCATGGGCTTCTAACCGAGGCTGAAAATAAAACGATCGAAAGCAACTCAAGTATCATTCCGGTTGAGAATTTTGAAGAACAAATGCACTATTTAGCGGAACATGATTATCATATGGTCACTGCCAAGGAAATGGATGACTTTTTGAAGGGGGAAATAAATTTGCCTCCCAAAAGCGTCATGATTCAGTTTGATGATGGCCTTCGTAGCGTGTACCGTTATGCCCTGCCAATTATGCAGAAATATGAGCTGCGCGGTATCGCAAATATTATTACTAGCAGGACAGAGATGGATTATGGTGCTGAATGGGATCCAGATAGAAACCAATATATGGATCAGGAGATGTTAGATGAGGTTTCCTCTGTTTTTGAATTACAGAGTCATACGAATGAATTGCATTTCCTTGATCCAGGCGAGAAGTCAAGATTAATACTCGTATCACAGGAGGATGCGATTGCAGATCTCCAAGCATCACAGGAAAAATTGTCAAAGTACGGTGATGTAACACTTTTGGCATACCCGTTTGGTCAATTTAGTTCTAATATAGTAAAGCTTGTGAAGGAAGCGGGTTTCACGATGGCCTTTACAACTGAAAAAGGCTATGTGAAGCCAAATGATGATCCATACCAACTTAATCGGATTGGAATAACCCCGGATATGAGCCTTGAGAAATTTGAGGAAATTGTGAAGGGAGAAGGAGCCAATCCATCGGTATCCGAATAA
- a CDS encoding S-layer homology domain-containing protein, protein MKDDKKQLRAWSGATIVTAAVAGVALAPMAVAAADVGNYTDVDADDSHYDAIKSLTEKGYVHGFPDDTFKQWNDISRQHVAVILASAMELETPENVEEVLKAYDDVDADDLYANEIAAVTEAEVFKGENGSFQPDEPITREQMATVLYMSLDLNDYYTNTNDVAVDLGNVDASHKDRVQTLANLGITNQLEDFAPAASISRGAFSTMLYLSLKAVDSPEIHHIQGATHYSPFNGKGVDNIDGIVTYKYEMNGSHYFHLQQPEDEYDNNPATSEALVVYLGKNDLVEVGDRVTVSGEVDEYAIDGYGDRQETDLPITEINARDDQGGSVTVEESDVALPGSVKVTSSGIPEKIADETTFEVFDPSSYALDYWESLEGMRVTVDPTKAVAPQEHGDIFTVTQEFETDTMNDGVLLKPTGQNAQAIPFKLYPNGDARDFDVKTGDLFNGEVTGVVNYGFSNYKVYADLDKMKAIYQDGGTTQEKTTITQEEGKLTVASYNVENFSANADDYETPDEKAQRIAEAFVSDMNNPDIIGITEVQDNNGGEEGPNDADASKSFERLISEIEAVGGPAYEYVNINPEYNADGGKPDANIRVGFLYNPERVSLTGDKAQGDANDAVAYQDGELTLNPGRIQPNNPVFEDTRKSLAAQFTFQGEDVVVIANHLNSKSGDTGAFGSTQPPVLGSEAERVELAKVVNRFVEDIQKDNADANVVVLGDMNDFQFSKPLEILTGDELTNMINEVPLEQRYSYVYQGNSQVLDHILVSNHLAENTAIDIIHVNADFTEMSGRASDHEPVLVQIDL, encoded by the coding sequence ATGAAAGATGACAAGAAGCAGTTACGTGCATGGTCTGGGGCGACGATTGTGACGGCTGCTGTGGCTGGGGTGGCACTTGCACCTATGGCGGTAGCGGCTGCGGACGTAGGGAACTATACAGACGTGGATGCCGATGATTCTCATTATGATGCGATCAAGAGTCTGACAGAGAAAGGATATGTGCATGGTTTTCCGGATGACACTTTCAAACAATGGAATGACATCAGTCGCCAGCATGTTGCGGTTATTTTGGCAAGTGCGATGGAGTTAGAAACACCGGAAAATGTTGAGGAAGTACTAAAGGCATATGATGATGTGGATGCCGATGATTTATATGCTAATGAAATCGCAGCAGTGACAGAGGCTGAAGTTTTTAAAGGGGAAAATGGCAGTTTTCAACCGGATGAACCGATAACTAGAGAACAAATGGCAACCGTATTATATATGTCCTTGGATTTAAATGATTATTATACGAATACGAACGATGTTGCGGTTGATTTAGGCAATGTAGACGCTTCTCATAAGGATCGTGTCCAGACATTGGCTAATTTAGGGATCACAAATCAGTTGGAAGATTTTGCACCAGCAGCATCCATCTCGCGTGGTGCTTTTTCCACGATGCTTTATTTATCCCTAAAAGCAGTAGACTCACCTGAAATTCATCATATTCAGGGAGCAACACATTACTCTCCTTTTAACGGGAAAGGCGTCGATAATATAGATGGCATTGTTACCTACAAATACGAAATGAATGGATCACATTATTTCCATTTGCAACAACCGGAAGATGAATATGATAACAATCCGGCTACTTCAGAGGCACTTGTTGTATATCTTGGTAAAAATGATCTTGTTGAGGTTGGGGATCGTGTCACCGTTTCTGGGGAGGTCGATGAATATGCTATTGACGGGTATGGTGATCGTCAAGAAACAGACCTTCCGATTACAGAAATTAATGCAAGGGATGACCAAGGTGGCAGTGTAACGGTAGAAGAAAGTGATGTTGCCTTACCTGGTTCAGTGAAGGTTACGTCAAGCGGTATTCCTGAAAAAATCGCTGATGAGACAACATTTGAAGTATTCGACCCTTCCAGTTACGCATTGGATTATTGGGAGAGTTTAGAAGGAATGCGCGTTACAGTGGATCCAACAAAAGCTGTAGCACCGCAAGAACACGGTGATATTTTTACTGTTACCCAAGAATTCGAAACAGATACGATGAATGATGGTGTTTTATTAAAACCGACTGGACAAAATGCTCAAGCCATACCGTTCAAGTTATATCCAAATGGAGATGCACGTGATTTTGATGTAAAAACAGGTGACCTATTTAACGGTGAAGTTACGGGAGTAGTGAATTATGGTTTTTCCAACTATAAGGTTTATGCAGATTTAGATAAAATGAAAGCGATCTATCAAGATGGTGGAACTACACAGGAGAAAACGACGATTACACAAGAAGAAGGGAAATTAACAGTTGCTTCTTACAATGTAGAAAACTTTTCTGCAAATGCGGATGACTATGAGACTCCTGATGAAAAAGCACAGCGTATTGCCGAGGCTTTTGTAAGTGATATGAACAACCCTGATATCATTGGTATTACGGAAGTACAGGATAATAACGGGGGAGAGGAAGGCCCAAATGATGCAGATGCCTCTAAAAGTTTTGAACGATTAATTTCAGAAATAGAAGCTGTTGGAGGGCCTGCGTACGAATATGTCAACATTAACCCAGAATATAATGCTGATGGTGGCAAGCCAGATGCGAATATTCGTGTAGGATTCTTGTATAATCCGGAACGTGTTAGTCTAACGGGTGATAAAGCGCAGGGCGATGCAAATGATGCGGTAGCTTACCAGGACGGTGAATTAACGTTAAATCCTGGCCGTATCCAACCAAACAACCCTGTATTTGAAGATACACGTAAATCACTTGCTGCACAGTTCACATTCCAAGGAGAAGATGTTGTTGTCATTGCGAACCATTTGAACTCTAAAAGTGGGGATACAGGCGCGTTTGGTTCCACACAGCCACCTGTATTGGGAAGTGAAGCAGAACGCGTTGAGCTTGCAAAAGTAGTCAATCGTTTTGTAGAAGATATTCAAAAAGATAATGCCGATGCGAATGTCGTCGTACTTGGTGATATGAATGATTTCCAATTCTCCAAGCCACTAGAAATATTAACTGGTGATGAACTAACAAATATGATCAATGAAGTACCACTTGAGCAAAGATATTCCTATGTTTATCAAGGAAATTCCCAAGTACTTGACCATATTCTAGTAAGCAATCACCTAGCAGAAAACACAGCAATTGACATTATCCATGTAAACGCCGACTTCACAGAAATGAGCGGAAGAGCAAGCGACCACGAACCAGTTTTAGTACAAATCGATTTATAA
- a CDS encoding M28 family peptidase, protein MVDKKFFRRFTGTIASVAAAASLTFVPVASAAPDSYPDVKIGDSHYEGIMALSKEGVVKGYENGKFGQWDDITRQQVAVILYEAFDLEAPKDLDDVLSVYDDIDSKHIYAKQIAGVTEAGIFKGSSGSFHPGKMITREQVASVILLAKDLEEYNSAEEKAIELDNVDASHKERVQILANLGITNQYENYRAQQPISRGAFSTMLYKLEQKVDELGNKYQLYDNKIIKDINVDSMYDNIAYLSEVPREAGTDGEVRAVEYIESEFKKLGYETEIQPFPIYDYKSEAKVQIGDTEIESPHAFNGSESGKVTAPLKYVGKASPKEVADVEGKIALIKRGDLTFVEKVQNVLDKGAVGVIMFNNNDNGNYFGEVRNGQNIPAAAITKEAGQKLVEQLDSSEVSATLDVNTEKIEKTSYNVIASMKPDPEQDTGQLVTIGGHHDSVPGGPGANDDASGVSAVLELARIYADSPIDTEVRFMTFGSEERGLVGSSYYVDSLPQSEIDRMVAHFQMDMIGGRDAGDDNPAGGLIMYTIDGEKNLVTDLGAASVSRTLTEMIPYGQLGRSDHQPFHDVGIPSALFIHSPVEPWYHQPTDTIDKISKEKLQQVAEIVGSSAYQIVRPETPALANDQVAEGFVDYQFEDRPVD, encoded by the coding sequence ATGGTAGATAAGAAGTTTTTTAGGAGGTTTACCGGTACAATAGCCTCTGTTGCGGCTGCAGCAAGTTTAACTTTTGTACCGGTTGCTTCAGCAGCACCCGATTCATACCCGGATGTAAAAATAGGTGACAGCCATTATGAGGGTATCATGGCTCTATCAAAAGAAGGCGTTGTCAAAGGGTATGAAAATGGCAAGTTTGGTCAATGGGACGATATTACGCGGCAACAAGTAGCTGTTATCTTGTATGAAGCATTTGACTTGGAGGCGCCAAAAGATCTTGACGATGTGTTGAGTGTTTACGATGACATTGACAGCAAGCATATCTATGCGAAGCAAATCGCTGGGGTAACCGAGGCAGGTATTTTCAAAGGGAGTAGCGGTTCTTTCCACCCCGGTAAGATGATTACCCGTGAACAGGTAGCATCGGTTATTTTACTTGCAAAAGACCTAGAAGAATACAATTCAGCTGAGGAAAAGGCGATTGAACTAGATAATGTTGATGCATCACATAAAGAACGCGTTCAAATTTTGGCTAACCTTGGCATTACGAATCAGTATGAAAATTATCGGGCACAACAACCTATTAGCCGTGGTGCCTTTTCAACAATGCTTTATAAGTTGGAACAAAAAGTTGATGAACTAGGAAATAAGTATCAGCTTTACGATAACAAAATTATTAAGGATATCAATGTTGATAGTATGTACGACAACATTGCCTATTTATCTGAAGTCCCAAGGGAAGCTGGAACGGATGGCGAGGTTAGAGCTGTAGAATACATCGAAAGCGAGTTTAAGAAACTGGGATATGAAACGGAAATTCAGCCATTTCCTATCTATGATTATAAATCAGAAGCTAAAGTTCAAATTGGCGATACGGAGATTGAATCACCACATGCATTTAACGGAAGTGAAAGTGGTAAGGTAACAGCGCCGCTTAAGTATGTTGGAAAAGCATCACCTAAGGAAGTGGCGGACGTAGAAGGGAAAATTGCTTTAATAAAACGTGGGGATTTGACCTTTGTTGAAAAGGTCCAGAACGTTCTAGACAAAGGTGCTGTAGGTGTAATCATGTTCAACAATAACGATAATGGAAACTATTTTGGCGAAGTACGTAATGGTCAAAATATCCCTGCAGCCGCTATTACAAAGGAAGCTGGACAAAAATTGGTTGAGCAATTGGATTCATCAGAAGTTTCGGCTACGTTAGATGTTAACACTGAAAAAATCGAGAAGACTTCCTATAACGTAATCGCTTCCATGAAACCAGATCCAGAGCAAGATACTGGTCAACTTGTAACAATTGGCGGTCATCACGATTCTGTTCCCGGGGGTCCTGGTGCAAATGATGACGCTTCTGGGGTATCGGCTGTACTTGAGTTAGCAAGAATTTATGCAGACTCTCCGATTGATACAGAGGTTCGTTTTATGACGTTTGGTTCAGAAGAAAGAGGACTTGTTGGATCTTCTTATTATGTAGATTCACTTCCGCAAAGTGAAATTGATCGCATGGTCGCACACTTCCAAATGGATATGATTGGAGGTCGTGATGCCGGAGATGATAACCCTGCTGGTGGTTTAATCATGTATACAATTGACGGTGAGAAAAACCTTGTCACGGATTTAGGAGCCGCATCAGTTTCGAGAACATTAACAGAAATGATTCCATACGGACAATTAGGACGCAGTGATCATCAGCCATTCCATGATGTAGGTATTCCATCAGCATTGTTTATCCATTCGCCTGTTGAGCCTTGGTACCATCAGCCAACAGATACAATAGATAAAATTAGCAAGGAAAAGCTACAACAAGTTGCTGAGATTGTTGGTTCATCTGCTTACCAAATCGTTCGCCCAGAAACACCAGCATTAGCAAACGATCAAGTTGCAGAAGGATTTGTAGACTACCAATTTGAGGACCGCCCAGTAGATTAA
- a CDS encoding alkaline phosphatase has protein sequence MFKGKISRKIAPVALSSVLVLSSFVGIGTTKASAAEKTKGEIENIIFMIGDGMGPAAITAHRYMEDDDTSTSLMDDMAFDPYLVGMQSTFPEDDDENVTDSAAGATAMATGIKSYNGAVSVDNDKNDVKTVLERAKEVGKATGMVATVQLNHATPASYGAHAVERHNYNEIADEYYDELINGKHKIDVLLGGGTDYFIREDRNLVKEFKKDGYSYVTNREELLNDNNEQILGLFAPVALPMMIDRTEDIPSLAETTNTAIERLNRDEDGFFLMVEGSQIDWAEHDNDIVGAMSEMKDFAEAFKTAIEFAEKDGHTLVVATADHATGGLTVGREHDYVWHPEVIKSVKHSPDYISEQIVEGADVETALTENIDLDLTKEEIQSIIDAKENANPEEVQDSISSAIKKIIDVRSATGWTTSGHTGVDVPVYAYGPGEEMFAGKIDNTDQAKNIFKILNEEEETEVDYTDVKPGDSHYEGIQWLTEKGIKGYQDGSFGVSNDLTRPHTAIMFTKALGLDVPNAEEVENYFDDIDANDQYAKFIAAVGEAGLFNGSDGSFLPKKDLTREQMATTLVNAFDLESNENNVNINLENVSDSHKASVQILADLGITNQLEDFRPNDAVTRGEFATFLYLSR, from the coding sequence GTGTTTAAGGGGAAAATCAGTAGGAAAATAGCACCGGTTGCGCTGTCATCTGTCTTGGTGCTATCTAGTTTTGTTGGAATTGGGACAACTAAAGCTAGTGCAGCGGAAAAAACGAAGGGTGAAATCGAAAATATCATCTTCATGATTGGGGATGGCATGGGACCAGCTGCTATCACAGCTCATCGTTATATGGAAGATGATGACACGTCAACTTCTTTAATGGACGACATGGCTTTCGATCCATATTTAGTAGGTATGCAATCTACTTTTCCAGAAGATGATGATGAAAATGTTACAGATTCTGCTGCGGGGGCGACAGCAATGGCTACAGGGATAAAATCATATAATGGTGCAGTTTCTGTAGACAATGATAAAAATGACGTAAAAACAGTTCTAGAACGAGCAAAGGAGGTAGGGAAAGCGACTGGAATGGTTGCTACCGTTCAATTAAACCATGCTACACCTGCATCATATGGTGCTCATGCGGTCGAACGGCATAATTATAATGAAATTGCGGATGAATACTATGATGAACTAATTAATGGTAAGCATAAAATCGATGTTTTACTTGGGGGTGGAACGGATTATTTTATTCGCGAGGACCGCAACCTGGTTAAGGAATTTAAAAAAGATGGCTATAGTTACGTAACGAATCGTGAAGAACTGCTTAACGATAATAATGAGCAAATCCTAGGTCTGTTTGCGCCTGTTGCGTTACCAATGATGATCGATCGTACAGAAGATATCCCGTCTTTAGCTGAAACGACAAACACTGCAATTGAGCGATTAAATAGAGATGAGGACGGATTTTTCTTAATGGTTGAAGGGTCCCAAATTGATTGGGCTGAACACGATAACGATATTGTCGGCGCAATGAGTGAAATGAAGGATTTCGCTGAAGCGTTTAAGACAGCGATTGAATTCGCTGAGAAAGATGGTCATACATTAGTTGTTGCGACTGCCGACCATGCTACAGGTGGGCTTACGGTTGGACGCGAGCATGATTACGTTTGGCATCCAGAGGTTATTAAATCTGTCAAACATTCACCAGACTATATTTCAGAACAAATTGTTGAAGGTGCAGATGTAGAAACGGCATTGACGGAAAATATCGACCTTGATTTAACAAAGGAAGAAATTCAATCTATTATCGATGCCAAGGAAAATGCAAACCCAGAAGAAGTCCAGGATAGTATTTCCTCTGCGATAAAGAAAATTATAGACGTGCGCAGTGCAACGGGTTGGACGACTAGTGGGCATACAGGAGTCGATGTTCCAGTTTATGCATATGGCCCAGGTGAAGAAATGTTTGCTGGTAAAATTGATAATACGGATCAAGCCAAAAACATTTTTAAAATTTTAAATGAAGAAGAAGAGACTGAAGTAGATTACACCGATGTTAAGCCAGGGGATTCTCATTACGAAGGTATCCAATGGCTAACGGAAAAGGGAATAAAAGGATATCAAGATGGTTCATTTGGTGTTAGCAACGATCTTACTCGTCCACATACCGCAATTATGTTTACGAAAGCGTTAGGGTTAGACGTTCCAAATGCTGAAGAAGTAGAAAACTATTTCGATGACATCGATGCAAATGATCAATATGCCAAGTTCATAGCAGCTGTTGGAGAAGCTGGTTTGTTTAACGGCAGCGATGGAAGCTTTTTGCCTAAAAAAGATTTAACACGGGAACAAATGGCAACAACGCTAGTAAATGCATTTGACCTTGAAAGCAATGAAAATAATGTTAATATTAATTTGGAGAATGTTAGTGATTCGCACAAAGCTAGCGTCCAAATTTTAGCAGACCTTGGAATTACCAATCAACTAGAAGATTTCCGCCCAAATGATGCAGTTACCCGCGGAGAATTTGCGACTTTCTTGTATCTTTCTCGGTAG
- a CDS encoding 5'-nucleotidase C-terminal domain-containing protein yields the protein MKSKKNIGKFTGSTLTAAAAASMAFVPVASAETPDGYTDVAKGDSHYDAIMALTKDGIVKGFEDGSFGQWQNINRQQVAVILYEAFNLTPPEDMDSILESYDDVDSDHLYAKQIAAVTETGIFKGSDGSFAPDEKITREQVASVILLAENLADYHAIDGKDINLENVGESHKERVQILADLAITNQTDDFRPHEDITRGAFSTLFYKLMNKADELNDKDQLDLMHTSDTHAHVDNGPKRVTAAKNFRSAYPNALLLDSGDVFSGTLYFNKFYGQADMAIMNLMGYDAMTFGNHEFDLGQKEGNHEKLAEFIDAANFPIVSSNVNVTNDENLSPLYEGGVTSQPEESNIYDGIIKNVDGEKVGIFGLTTEETENISSPLNVTFDDYVATAQKMVTEFEAKGVDKIVAVTHIGYNDNPDSNDINLAKAVDGIDVILGGHSHTELDEPAVVIVDAAGQKKAPTIIDHTFQYSNFLGTLNVKFDDHGKIIGHAAELVSIDDQEPDAEAEKVLAPYKDEIDETMEKETGATAAHPFDNPRGDVSVRNSETALGNLITDGMLKKAKTINSDTIIALQNGGGIRTNIDEGPITYGEIMEVLPFGNTLATMEITGAELQQAFEHSVANVPSEFGGFLHISGMKLTYDSSKDTGERVVSMELADGTPIDPDQTYVAATNAFTAMGGDGYEVFEEIYKDGRVQDLGLSDWENLKEHVVDLGTVETEIEGRIVDQNK from the coding sequence ATGAAGAGTAAGAAGAACATTGGTAAATTTACTGGGAGTACACTTACAGCGGCGGCTGCTGCTAGTATGGCATTTGTGCCGGTTGCTTCGGCTGAAACGCCAGATGGTTATACAGATGTAGCAAAAGGTGATAGCCACTATGATGCAATTATGGCACTTACAAAGGATGGTATTGTAAAAGGTTTTGAAGATGGATCATTTGGTCAATGGCAGAATATTAACCGTCAACAAGTTGCAGTTATATTATATGAAGCTTTTAATCTTACACCACCAGAGGATATGGATAGTATTCTGGAATCATATGATGATGTGGACAGCGATCATTTGTATGCAAAACAAATCGCTGCTGTTACAGAGACGGGAATTTTTAAAGGTAGCGATGGATCGTTTGCACCTGATGAAAAGATTACGCGTGAACAAGTTGCCTCTGTTATTTTGCTTGCGGAGAATCTAGCAGACTACCATGCTATTGATGGAAAAGATATTAACTTGGAGAATGTGGGTGAGTCCCATAAAGAGCGGGTACAGATTCTAGCAGATTTGGCAATTACGAATCAAACGGATGATTTTCGCCCGCATGAAGACATTACGAGAGGTGCATTTTCCACATTATTCTATAAGCTAATGAACAAAGCGGATGAGTTGAATGACAAGGATCAGCTTGACTTGATGCATACAAGTGATACACATGCACATGTGGACAATGGTCCGAAGCGTGTTACTGCTGCTAAAAACTTCCGCAGTGCATATCCAAATGCGCTCTTACTTGATTCTGGCGATGTATTCTCAGGTACGTTATACTTCAACAAATTTTATGGACAAGCCGACATGGCTATCATGAACCTGATGGGCTATGACGCGATGACGTTCGGAAACCATGAATTTGACCTTGGACAAAAAGAAGGAAATCACGAAAAGCTAGCTGAATTCATTGATGCAGCTAATTTCCCAATTGTTAGCTCAAACGTTAATGTTACCAATGACGAGAATTTAAGCCCACTTTATGAAGGTGGAGTTACTTCTCAACCGGAGGAAAGTAATATATACGATGGGATCATCAAAAATGTTGATGGAGAAAAGGTTGGAATCTTTGGCCTAACAACAGAGGAAACAGAAAATATCTCAAGCCCATTAAATGTAACGTTTGATGATTACGTTGCCACAGCACAAAAAATGGTAACAGAATTTGAAGCTAAAGGTGTCGATAAAATTGTTGCCGTGACACACATCGGCTATAACGATAATCCTGACAGTAATGACATCAATTTAGCTAAAGCTGTTGATGGCATTGACGTTATTCTTGGTGGACACAGCCATACGGAACTAGATGAACCGGCAGTTGTAATAGTTGATGCGGCAGGACAAAAGAAAGCTCCGACTATAATTGATCATACATTCCAATATAGCAATTTCCTTGGTACACTAAATGTGAAATTTGATGACCATGGAAAAATTATTGGCCATGCAGCAGAATTAGTATCCATTGATGATCAAGAGCCAGATGCTGAAGCTGAAAAGGTATTGGCACCATACAAAGATGAAATAGATGAAACAATGGAAAAGGAAACTGGTGCAACTGCAGCCCACCCTTTCGATAATCCACGTGGTGATGTAAGTGTGCGTAACAGTGAAACAGCTCTTGGTAACTTGATCACAGACGGTATGCTGAAAAAGGCAAAAACAATTAATAGTGATACAATTATCGCTCTACAAAATGGTGGAGGTATCCGCACAAATATTGATGAAGGACCAATCACTTACGGAGAAATCATGGAAGTACTTCCATTCGGTAACACACTAGCAACCATGGAAATAACGGGAGCAGAATTACAGCAGGCATTTGAACATAGTGTAGCTAATGTGCCAAGTGAATTTGGTGGTTTCTTACACATCTCCGGCATGAAGTTAACCTATGATAGCTCAAAAGATACAGGTGAACGCGTTGTAAGCATGGAACTTGCAGATGGAACACCAATTGATCCTGATCAAACATATGTAGCAGCAACAAATGCATTTACAGCAATGGGTGGCGATGGATACGAAGTTTTTGAAGAAATTTACAAAGACGGACGCGTACAGGACCTCGGATTATCCGACTGGGAAAACCTAAAAGAACACGTAGTTGATCTAGGCACAGTAGAAACTGAAATTGAAGGAAGAATTGTCGACCAAAACAAATAA